The genomic window GGGTTCCTGTGTTGGTAACTGTTAAAAACTCGCCTTTTGGAGACTGCGCTGCGAGATTGTATCAAAGCAGATACTCAGCTAGGGTAGTAAAGCCAATCATGAAAAAAGAGGAAGAATCGAAATCCCCCGTTTGTGAAACCAATGCTACGCTTAGCGAACGTATCTACCGTCTATCTTCCATTTTTCACCGCATCTGGACAATCATCCGTTATAGGCCTTTTTTTCCACTCTCTGGGGCCTCGCTCGCGAATTATCCATCCTATGCTAACTATGTAGTTGCAGGTCAGCCAGCCCGGCTCGTAAAGCGATATAATCCAGCAACCCGCAAGTGGGAGCGTGAAGTCCGTAGCAAGGGCAAGGCAAATTTGTAGCACTGGCGTCAATGTGTCTTGTCATCGGGTGGCGATCCATTTCTTGGTGGCGAAGTCGAAAGTCTTCACAAGTTTCGCAGGGCTCCCAACTACCATGGAGAATGGAGGAAAGCTTTTCGTCACAACGGAACGAGCGCCCACAATACAGTGATCCCCTAAGGTCACTCCAGGCAAAATGGTGCAGCCAAAGCCCACAAAACATCTTCTCCCAATTTTCACAGGACCTTTGGATGTGAGCTTCTGCTCCATAATGGGTGGTCCGAATGGATCAAAGCCATGCTCACAGTCGGTCAAATGTACGTGTTCACTGGGAACCGCACCATCACCAATCTCAATACAGTCCATAGCATGGATTTGCACCCATCGACCGATATAAATATCATCACCGATGATAATTCTTCCATTGAGGGGAACTCCTGCATAATCCTTTAAAGCAGACAGGACAGCAAATCTGCCAATTCTCGTCTTTTCACCTATATAAATTTGTGATGGACCGATGATCCAACGCGGCCTCCGAATCCCGGAGGTTTTTCCGATTGTCATGCCGCGTGGTTGATACAAGATCCGTCGCGCGAGAGACTTTAACCAGGATTTCAAGAATACCTCCATATCAAAGATGCTTAGTCAGCATGGCTGGCGCGCCAGCGACGATGAAATAGGTTTGCTGCCAGGTTGCGGAGCGGCCGAGTGGCGTTTTTTACTGCCGGAACACGGTTCTCCAGCATCAGACCGCACTGGCGAAGGTTGAGATAGATCAGTCCGGGGAGGACAGCACGCCAGACATCTTGAGGAAGGCGTGCGCGTAGTTCGTTGTTAAAACGCCGCATGGGCAGCGCCCAGTCCAACCATGTAGGGGTGAAACCGTCCGTGCGGCCGAAGCGGTGGATATAGTGCCCGAAGGCCTGCGCTTCTCTTTCGAGCAAGACCTCCTCCACCTCAAGATGGTCCCCATAAAGGAGGGTGAGGGCCACAAAAAGCCAGTCTGCTGCATAGATGTGCAGGCCCGCGGGAACGCTTGCCCGCAAAGCCTCGGTGCGATAGACCCCGTAGAGACGGCCGCAGCTGTCCATTAGCATGAACAGCCGCTTGATTCTCTCCGCCGGCGTTCCGGTCAGCGGGCCCGTGTCCGCCGCGAGCTTTCTTTCTCCAGAAGGAGAGAAATAGATGATCTTTGAGACGCTGCAGACGGCCTTGGGGTTGGCGTCAAGCAGGGCAATGTTCTCCTCGGCAAAGCGGGGAAGCCAGATATCATCGTGCGTGGCCCACATGAAGTAAGGGGTTTGTGCGCGCTCAAGGGTAATGCGAAAGTTCTCGTTCCAGCTGACCGTCTCGGCGTTGCGGTAATACTGCACACGTTGGTCGCGTCTGGCGTATGCAGCACAGATTTCGGCCGTGCCGTCGGTCGAAGCATTGTCATTCAGGACGAGCACGAAATCCGTAAAGGTCTGCTGCAGCAGGTTCTCAATGGAGCGCGCGAGCAGATTTGCGCCATTATACACAGGAAGTCCAATCGTTAACTTGGTCATGTTCTTTCCTTCTGGGCCTGAGATATGGTGGCCGCATGGAGTATGCGGATCCATTGCTCCAGGGTTTTGGCGAGGTCTGCTTTGGCAAAATCCTGAGGATAGATGCTGGTGTATTCAAAGGAATCCGGGTCCGGATCAGGACCATCCGGCCGAATCACGCGGCATGGCCTGCCCGTGACTCTTTCGGCCACCTGGGCGCACAGTTCCGCAAACGCCAGTACGCTCATGGAGTCTTTTCCTATGGGGTTGACGGCAGAAAACGGAAGAGGGTCTTCATGTTGATGCAACCACCCGTGGACGACCGAGGCAATGTCCTGGGCGCCTACAAAATTGCGTCTTTGCAGACCGCGCGAGGCCAGCGTGATGGTCCCTTTCACCACTGCTTCCCGGGGAAAACCAAAGGGGATGAGCGCCCAACGCCTGAAGCGCGACGTGTCTGGAGGAATGCCGAAGA from Pseudacidobacterium ailaaui includes these protein-coding regions:
- a CDS encoding acyltransferase — protein: MKSWLKSLARRILYQPRGMTIGKTSGIRRPRWIIGPSQIYIGEKTRIGRFAVLSALKDYAGVPLNGRIIIGDDIYIGRWVQIHAMDCIEIGDGAVPSEHVHLTDCEHGFDPFGPPIMEQKLTSKGPVKIGRRCFVGFGCTILPGVTLGDHCIVGARSVVTKSFPPFSMVVGSPAKLVKTFDFATKKWIATR
- a CDS encoding glycosyltransferase family 2 protein; this translates as MTKLTIGLPVYNGANLLARSIENLLQQTFTDFVLVLNDNASTDGTAEICAAYARRDQRVQYYRNAETVSWNENFRITLERAQTPYFMWATHDDIWLPRFAEENIALLDANPKAVCSVSKIIYFSPSGERKLAADTGPLTGTPAERIKRLFMLMDSCGRLYGVYRTEALRASVPAGLHIYAADWLFVALTLLYGDHLEVEEVLLEREAQAFGHYIHRFGRTDGFTPTWLDWALPMRRFNNELRARLPQDVWRAVLPGLIYLNLRQCGLMLENRVPAVKNATRPLRNLAANLFHRRWRASHAD